In the genome of Fusobacterium necrogenes, one region contains:
- the lpxA gene encoding acyl-ACP--UDP-N-acetylglucosamine O-acyltransferase — protein sequence MIDIHNTAIIEEGAIIEDGVQIGPYCIIGKDVKIGKNTTIQSHVVIEGITEIGENNTIYSFVSIGKASQDLKYKGEPTKTIIGNNNTIREFVTIHRGTDDRWETRIGNGNLIMAYVHVAHDVIIGDGCIFSNNATLAGHVVVDSYAIVGGLTPIHQFCRIGSYSMTGGASAVNQDICPFILAEGNKAIPRGLNSVGLRRRGFTDEEISRLKKAYKIVFRSGLPLKDALAQIEAEIEQDRNITYFVNFIKNSNRGIAK from the coding sequence ATGATAGATATTCATAATACTGCTATAATTGAAGAGGGTGCCATAATAGAAGATGGAGTACAGATAGGACCATATTGTATAATCGGTAAAGATGTAAAAATTGGTAAAAATACTACAATTCAATCTCATGTTGTAATAGAAGGAATAACAGAGATAGGAGAAAATAATACTATCTATTCTTTTGTTTCTATAGGAAAAGCATCTCAAGACTTAAAATATAAAGGAGAACCTACTAAAACTATAATTGGAAACAACAATACTATCAGAGAGTTTGTAACTATTCATAGAGGAACAGATGATAGATGGGAAACTAGAATAGGAAATGGAAATCTTATTATGGCATATGTCCATGTGGCACATGATGTTATTATAGGAGATGGTTGTATATTCTCTAACAATGCTACACTAGCAGGGCATGTGGTAGTAGATAGCTACGCAATAGTAGGAGGACTTACACCAATACACCAATTTTGTAGAATAGGTTCTTACTCTATGACAGGGGGAGCTAGTGCTGTAAACCAAGATATATGTCCATTTATATTAGCAGAAGGTAACAAAGCTATACCTAGAGGGTTAAATAGTGTAGGACTTAGAAGAAGAGGATTTACAGATGAGGAAATAAGTAGACTTAAAAAAGCTTATAAGATAGTGTTCAGAAGTGGACTTCCTCTAAAAGATGCTCTTGCTCAAATAGAGGCAGAGATAGAACAAGATAGAAATATAACATACTTTGTAAATTTTATAAAAAATAGTAATAGAGGTATAGCTAAATAA
- the fabZ gene encoding 3-hydroxyacyl-ACP dehydratase FabZ produces MLNTLEIMERIPHRYPFLLVDRIIDVNKEEQKIKGLKNVTINEEFFNGHFPGHPIMPGVLIVEGMAQCLGVLVMEGIEGKVPYFVGVESAKFKSPIRPGDQIIYEVEVEKIKRNFVKAHGKALVDGNIACEASFTFCIADK; encoded by the coding sequence ATGTTAAATACTTTAGAAATAATGGAAAGAATACCACATAGATATCCATTCCTATTAGTGGATAGAATCATTGATGTAAACAAAGAGGAGCAAAAAATAAAAGGACTTAAAAATGTAACTATCAATGAGGAGTTCTTCAATGGACACTTTCCAGGACACCCTATTATGCCAGGAGTACTAATAGTAGAGGGAATGGCTCAATGTTTAGGAGTACTTGTAATGGAAGGAATAGAGGGAAAAGTTCCTTACTTCGTAGGTGTGGAGAGTGCAAAATTTAAATCTCCAATTAGACCTGGAGATCAAATTATTTATGAAGTAGAAGTAGAAAAAATCAAAAGAAACTTCGTAAAAGCTCACGGAAAAGCTTTAGTAGATGGAAATATTGCTTGTGAAGCAAGCTTTACTTTTTGTATAGCAGATAAATAA
- the lpxC gene encoding UDP-3-O-acyl-N-acetylglucosamine deacetylase, which translates to MKRKTIAKEIEYIGIGLHKGENIKMRLLPSENGIIFKRVDLEEGKNEITLDIANTFDLTRGTNLQNEYGAKVHTIEHFLSALYALDITDLVVELDGNELPICDGSAKVFIEIFEEVGLKELDSEVEPLVVKEPIYLTVEDKNVIALPYDGYKLTYAIRFEHTFLKSQLAEFEVNLENYKKEIAPARTFGFDYEIEYLKKNNLALGGTLDNAIVIKKDGVLNPSGLRFEDEFVRHKMLDIIGDLKILNRPIRAHIIAIKAGHALDIEFAKLLKNM; encoded by the coding sequence ATGAAAAGAAAAACAATAGCTAAAGAGATAGAGTATATCGGTATTGGACTCCACAAAGGAGAGAATATAAAGATGAGATTACTTCCAAGTGAAAATGGAATAATCTTTAAAAGAGTGGATTTAGAAGAGGGAAAAAATGAGATAACTTTAGATATAGCTAATACCTTTGATTTAACTCGTGGAACAAATCTACAAAATGAATATGGAGCAAAGGTACATACAATAGAGCATTTTCTATCAGCTCTTTATGCATTGGATATTACAGACTTAGTGGTGGAATTAGATGGAAATGAGCTACCTATCTGTGATGGAAGTGCAAAAGTATTTATAGAGATATTTGAAGAGGTTGGACTAAAGGAGTTAGACTCAGAAGTAGAGCCATTAGTAGTAAAAGAGCCTATCTATTTAACAGTTGAAGATAAAAATGTAATAGCTTTGCCATATGATGGATATAAGCTAACTTATGCTATTAGATTTGAGCACACATTTTTAAAATCTCAATTGGCAGAGTTTGAAGTAAATTTAGAAAACTACAAAAAAGAGATAGCACCAGCTAGAACTTTTGGTTTTGATTATGAGATAGAGTATCTAAAGAAAAATAATCTAGCACTAGGTGGAACACTAGATAATGCTATTGTTATAAAAAAAGATGGGGTATTAAATCCAAGTGGACTTAGATTTGAAGATGAGTTTGTAAGACATAAGATGTTGGATATTATTGGAGATTTAAAAATACTGAATAGACCAATAAGAGCACATATCATAGCTATAAAAGCTGGACACGCTTTAGATATAGAGTTTGCAAAATTACTAAAAAACATGTAA